The nucleotide window TGCCGGAGCGTACGAACCCGTGAGCGGCCTTGCGTCGACCCGGCACCTCGCGTACCGGTTCTTCAGCCTCGCGTTCTTGTACCCGGACCCCGTCCGGCTGGCGCGACTGCGGGCGGTGGGGCGGGCCCTGGCGGCAGACAGGGTCATGGGCCGCTTGGCCTTCTTCCCCCTGTGGCGGTCAAGCTGGGACCGGCTCCGCCGGAAGCCCGCAGAGGAACTGGAAGACCTGTACCTGCAGGTCTTCGACCTGACGGGGCGGCCGGGGGCTGTGCCCTTTGCGAGTCCGCCTACCGGGGTGGCCCCTGGCAGACGGCGGGGTTGTTGGAGGAGTACCGCAGGCTGGGGCTTGAGCCCGGCGGCCCGGAACCTGCAGACCATCTGTCCGTGGAGCTGGAGTACCTGGCGGCGCTCGTCAGCAGGGAGGCCGCAGCGTGGGAGGCGGGAGCAGAAGGAGTCGTGGAGATCCGGGCGCAGGAGCGCCGGTTCCTGCAGACGCACCCGGGCCGCTGGGTGCCGGAGCTGGTGGCGTGTATACGCCAACACCACCCCGAGGGCGTGTACGCGGCGGCCGCGGAGGCGCTGGAGTCGTTTGTCCAGCACGAGGCAGACCTGACCGCTGTGCTGCTACGGGATCCTGAGAAGGCGGGGCTGGGACGCTGATGAGGACGGGAGAGGGTGGACAGGTCCTCCTCCGATCCCACCCCGCGGACCGGGGCGTCCTGGCGCTGTGCGGTGGCCGGAGGCTCCCGGAAGACGTCCGGGTCGCCTTGCGGAATGCGGGCAGGGATCCTGAAGCCTTCTTCGTTTTGGATCCGTGGTCCGCGCAAGCCCCTGACGTGGCCGCGGAACGTGCCCGGCTGTTGATCCGGGGGGCTCTGGCCAGAGTTCGGGCTTGGCCCGGGGCGGCGCCGGCCAACCTAGCTCCTTACGTGCCGGAGCGGCTCAGCCGCCGCACGCTCCTCCGTTTCCCGCCGCTGGCGTACCGGGTCGTTCCGCGGGTGGAGCGGGAGCGGTGCCGGGCACCGGACGGCTGTGTGAGCAAAGTTGCCCTGTGGACGCCCTCCGAGTTGCCGAGGGAATGGTGTGGCTGGATCGGACGAAGTGTACGGCGTGCTCGGCGTGCGTGGACGCCTGTCCCCACGAGGCGGTGGTGTTTCCGGGGTACACAGGGGAGGAAGTGGCCGCGCACGTGGAGGCCCTGCTGGACCCCACCGTGGGACCTCGGGGCCGGAGGGGAATCGCCTATGTGTGTGAGGGAGCCTCCTGGGACCCGTCCTGGCATCCCGCGTGGCTCCCCGTTTCCGTGGCATGCGTGAACTGGATCCCCTCGTCCTGGATCCTCGCGCCCCTCCTGCGGGGCGCGGCATGTGTGGCGGTGGCGCCGTGCACCTGCGGGAGGGCGGAGGCAGCGGGCGGCTTGGTGGAACGCCGGCTGGACTTCTGCGAAGGCTACGTGCGCACGCTCGGCCTGGGGGAGACGCGCGTCCACCGGGCGCCGCTCTCCGTGGCGCCGCCGGAGGAGCCCCTGCCACGGGGTGGTGACGAGGGGACGTTGTTCGGGACGGGTCCAGAGGTCGCTGCCGGGGTCCTTCAACGACTGGCGGAGGTGGCGGGGAGGTCCTCCGGTTCGAGCACCCCACCTCCCCCCTGTGGCTCGTAGAAATCGATCAGACCGCCTATACTGGGTGTGGGATGTGCGCCGCGCACTGCCCGACGGGCGTCCTCACGTTCGCCCAGGACGGCGAGGCGGTGCTCCGGTGGGATCCCGCCCGGTGTACGGGATGCGGGGGGTGCATTGCGACTTGCCCCGAGGTCGAGCGGGGAGCGATCCGTGTCCACCAAGCCGTGGACGTGGCGGAGCTCCTGCGCGGGATGCGGGGCGTGTATCGGGAGGAGCTGGTGCGCTGCTCGGCCTGTGGGGCACCCGTGGCGCCGCGGCGCATGCTGGAGCGGGTCATGGGGCTCCTCGGAGAGGAGGGCCGGGCATGGGAAGGCATCCTCTCGCGCTATTGCTCGGGCTGCAGGGCTCTCCGGGGGTGACGGAATGAGGCGGAAAAGAGGAAGGAAGGTGGGCTGGGGAGTCCTGGCCCTGGGTGTGGCGGTCTCGGTAGGTTGGTGGGTGCTCGGGCGACCGGCGCAGGAGGGACCAACTCCGCAGTGGGTGCTTTACCAAAATCCGGGCTGCGGCTGCTGCGGGAAGTACGCGGACTACCTCCGCGGTCTCGGGTACGCGATCCGGGTGGTGCGCACCGCAGAGCTGCAGGCAGTGAAAGAGCGCTTGCGCGTCCCGCGCCAGCTGTGGAGCTGCCACACGGTGACGGTGGGGCGCTACTTCGTGGAGGGCCACGTTCCCGCACAGGCGGTGGAGGAGCTTTTGCGTCGGGCGCCGCCGTGGCTGGGGATCGCCCTCCCGGGCATGCCCTCCGGCTCGCCCGGAATGGACGGCCCGCGCCGGGCCCCGCTGGTGGTGTACGCGGTCACCCACCAGGGGACCTGGCGGGAGTTCGGCAGGTTCTGACCAGACGGACCTGCTGACCGTTTCGCCGTGCGCCGACTGGCCACCCTGGAGCTCGGCGGCCTTGCACGCACGGAGGCCCGGCATGGACCAGGGGTAGTCGAACGGGCGGGTAGCCATCAAGTCGGCGTTGATGCGGTGTGCGTCGTCGTTGCGGTTGGTGGCCCGCCAGTGCTCCAGGATCTCGCGCTTGCTGGCTTCCCGGGAGCCGAAGACGGCGACGATGGCGTCGGGCGTGGGCGCCAGGGCGAAGCACCGGCGCTCCACCACCACGTCCGGGTTGTTGGCGACCAGGGCGCGCACCCTGGGGGACAGGGCGTAGCACCAGGCACAGAGGACGTCGTGGAAGAACTCCAGGTGGATCATGGTCCCTGCCCCTCCAGGATTGCTTCCACTTCCCGCCGGGCCCGGGCGATGATCTCCCGAACCCGGCGCAGCTGCTCGGGCTGTGCTCGCCCCCAGAGTCCGGACCGCCGGAGCAGCAGAGCGAACTCCCACAGCTCCCGGTACGCGGGTGCCCAGTGACACCTCCAGGCGCCAAACCGCTCCTCGATGCCCTTTAGGAACTCCTTGCCCTGCTCCAGGAAGCGCCGCCCTTCTTCCGTGATGGTGTACACCCGCTTGCCCTGATGCTCCGCGGAAGTGACGTACCCCATGTCCTCCAGCATCTGGAGGGTGGGATATACAGCCCCCGGGCTTGGCGTGTAGAAGCCGCCGAAACGGTCCTGCAGGGCCCGGATCACGTCGTAGCCGTGCATGGGCCGGTCCTTGAGCACGTCGAGGACGAGGTATTTGAGCGCGCCGCGGCCGAAGAACCGCTCCCGCACCGGACCCCCCACGGTCGCCAGAACATCCCGAACCTCCTTAAGACTATCTCGTTATATCGATTCGTTCTGCTACACCCAGACGAACGCCCAGTCCAGGCCTACCGTGACCGGAGCGGAAGGCAGGGCCACCGATCCTGGGAGATCCCCACAAAGGCTGAGGGGTATCGTGGCGCCGCTTCCGATATATGCGCAAGGTTCGTGAACACCAGGTCTGCAGAGATCCGGCAGGAAACCGCAGAATGCAGCGTGCGCCGCGGCCAGGTAAGGCGGGAGTCGCTCCGGACAGGCCTCTCTTGGTGCCCCGGACGGGATTCGAACCCGTGTTGCCGGCTTGAAAGACCGGAGTCCTGGGCCTGGCTAGACGACCGGGGCGCGCCGGAGCCAGTATACCACGTCCGCATCCGACCCTGCGGCCGAGCACCCGAATGCCCCCGTATGATAGGGTTTTGCGGAGGAGCCGGAGAAAAGCTCCGGAAATCGGTTCCTCCGCAAATCCACAGAGCTTTGGAGGGAACGATGAAAGTGGAGGGAACACAGGTCCTACACGCACCCCGGGAGCAGGTGTGGAAGCTGCTGGATGATCCGCAGGCCCTGGCATCCTGCACGCCGGGGCTTCAGGAGCTGCGGCCGTTGGGGCCGGACGAGTTCGAGGCCACCCTGTCCATCGGCATCGCGGCGGTGCGGGGGACGTACAAGGGGAAGCTGCGCATTACGGAGCGCACCCCACCGGATCGGTATGCGGTCCAGGTGGAAGGGAGCGGAGCGCCCGGGTTCGTGCGCGCCACGGGTCAGCTGGAACTGGTGGACCGGGGGACGGAGACGGAGGTGCGCTGGTCGGGGGACGTGCAGGTGGGAGGAGCCCTTACCATTGGGAGCCGCATGATCCCCGGCATCGCCCGGATGCTGGCAGCCCAGTTCTTCGAGTGCCTGGACCGGAAGCTCGCTTCCGGATGAGGGCCCGGGTGGCACGTCGGGAAGGCGGGACGTAGAATGGGGGCGGCTTGAACGAACCGCTCCTGCTGGTCGTTAATCCGTACGCGGGCCGCGCTTCGGATCTGCTGCCCGCGGTGATCCGTGCCCTGCGGGCCCGGGGAGTGACGCACGAAGTGCGGTACGCCACGGGCTTTGAAGGATTTGCGTCCCTGGCAGCGGATGCGGCGGACGCGGGCTTCCGCGCGGTGGTGGCGGTGGGCGGGGACGGGACGGTGAACGGGGTCGCAAACGGCATCATGCGGGCCGGCTCCCGTATCCCCATGGGGATCGTCCCCGCGGGGACCGCGAACGAGTTCGCCCGTGCCCTGCCCATCCCGCGGAGTGTGAGCAGGGCGGCCGCGGTGCTGGCGGAGGGGGTGGCGGGCGAGGTGGACATCGCACGGGTGAACGATCGGTACTTCCTGAACCTCTTCGGGTTCGGGTTCGACGCCCGGGTGGCTGCGGGCGCGCACCGCCTCCGGGATCGGGTGCTGCTGCGGGGACGCGCGGTGTACTACCTCGCCACCCTGCTGGAGATCGCGGCGAGCCGGGAGCCCTTGGAGGTAGAGGTCCGTACGGAACGGGATGCCTTTCAGGGCAGGGTTCTGTTCGTGGCGGGCGTGAACGGCCGGATGTACGGGGAGCGGGTGCCGTCCCTGCCCTCCCCCAGCCTCCGGGACGGTCTGCTGGATCTCTACGTGGTGCGGGACATGCGGCGGATCCGGTCCATCAACGTGGCGTTGAAGATGATCCGTCGCACCCCCATCCCCGAGATTCTCATCCAGCGGGCCCGAGAGGTCACGCTCCTGGCGGAGCGGCCTGTGGAGGCCCACGTGGATGGGAACCTCCTAGGCACCTTCACCCAGGTGCACGCCCGGGTGGTCCCGCGGGGCATCCGGGTCCTGTTCCCCCCGGGTGCCCTGCCCTGGCGGGGGATAGGTTCGGGGGTGGAGGGAGCCCTGACCCGCCGGGGATGAGGTCGGAAGGCCACGCCGGCCCCCGGATCCTCGTCCTCTCCGCCACCTACGGCGGAGGGCACCAGCGGGTGGCGGAAGCCCTCCGGTCCGCGTGGACGGAGCTCCTGCCCACCGTCCAGGTGGAGATCGTGGACTTCTTCGAGGCGTTCGTAAACCCCGCCCTCAACCGCATGGTGCGCTCCCTGTACGTCACCAGCGTGCGGCACGCGCCCTCGGTGTGGGGGGCTTTCTACTACGCCACCGGCAACATTCGGCCGGACTCCCTTACCCAGCGGCTCATCAACCGGCTCGGCAAGCACCGCTTCGCTCGTTACCTTCAGAGCGTCCGCCCGGATCTGTTGGTGCACGTGCACCCCACGCCCGCGGGGGTGACCTCCGATCTCAAGGCGGAGGGGAAGGTGCGTCAGCCCTCCGCGGTGGTGCTCACGGACTACGCCATCCACGCCCAATGGATCCACCCGCACGTGGACCGCTACTGCGTTCCCTCGGAGGCGGTCCGGGCAGGCCTAGTGGACCGCGGGGTTCCCGCGGATCGGATCTTCATCACGGGCATCCCCATCGCCCGGGAGTTCACCCTCCCACTGGACCGGCGGGAGGTGGCCCCGCGCCTGGGCCTGGATCCACACCGGACCACGGTCCTCGTGATGGCGGGGGCCTATGCCATGCTGGGTGGGATCCTGGAGGTGTACCGGGTGATCCTGAGCCTTCCGCACCGGGTGCAGGCGGTCTTCCTCTGCGGCCGGGACGAGGGACTTGTGGAGCGGCTGCGGCGTCGGAGCCGTCGGCGGCCGGAGGTGCGGGTGGAGGGATATGTGACCAACGTGGCAGAGTGGATGACGTGTGCGGATCTCCTCGTCACCAAGGCGGGTGGGGCGACGGTGTCCGAGGCCCTCGCGAAGGCCCTCCCCATGGTGATCTACCGACCGATCCCGGGGCAGGAGGAGTGGAATACCCGGATGCTGGTGGCAGCCGGGGCAGCCCGGATCGCCCGGAACCCGGGGGAACTCGCGCGGCTCCTCTCTACCCTCCTCGGGGATCCCGGGGAGCTGGATCGGATGCGGCGGGCTGCCCAGAAGGCGGCCCAGCCGAACGCGGCCCGGGAGGCGGCCCAGCGGATCCTGGAGCTCCTGCCCGGAGGACTCCCGTGAGGCCTCCCCGGAGGGTCGGCCCGCACGCGCTCCTCATCGGTCTTTTTGAGTGCGCCCGGGGAGCCCTCCTCTTCACCCTGCTCCCCAACCACCTGCGGTTCGGCGTGGGGCACCAGATGTCCGTGGTGGGTCTCGCTCTGTCTGCGTACTCCTTCACGGAGCTCGCGGCGAAGATCCCCTCGGGGTGGGTCATCGACCGGCAGGGGCGACGCTTACCCCTCCTCGTGGGGCTGGCCCTCTCGAGCCTCGCGGTGGCTCTCCTGGGCAGGGTCCAGGAGACATGGACCATCCTCCTCTCCGCGGCCCTGGGAGGGCTGGGGGCTTCTCCCGTCTGGCCTTCCGTAGTCTCGGGCGTCGCGGAAGCGGCCCGGGACGGGGAGCGGGGGAGCGCCATGGGAGCGGTGCTCACGGGCTGGATGGTAGGGACTGGGGTGGGAGTGGTGGGTGCCAACTTCCTCCTGGAACTGGGAACGCCCGTGGCCTTCGGCTTCGTGCTCGCCTGCCTCGCCCTGACGTTCGCCTTCGCGCCCGCGGCCACGGCGGATGCTGTGCCCGTAGAAGGCGGGCGACTTCCGGAGCTCGCCCGGGAGTCGGAGATTCCCTTGCTCCGACTGTGGCCCCTCGTGGGGGGGATGTTCCTGCAGACCGCCGCGGTGGGCATGCTGCTGCCGGTGCTCTCCCCCTACGCCCGGGAAGTGCTGCGTCTCTCGCCTTTCTGGATCGGGGTCCTCTTGGTGGTAGGGCCAGGCCTTACCGTGCTCCTTCTGGTCCCCCTCGGACGGATGATGGACCGCCTGGGCCGGATGGAGGTCCTCCCCCTCAGCCTGGGGATCGGAGCGGTGGTTCTCTTTGCGCTCCCAGCTCTCCGGGCACCGTGGCTGGTGGCGGTCGCGGTAGCCCTCCTCGGGCTCGCCTATGCCACCCTGCTGCCTGCCTGGAACGCGCTCCTGATGGACCTGCTTCCCAGGCGCCGTCGGGCCACGGGGCTGGGACTCGCCATGGCCCTGGAAGGCCTGGGGGTGGCCGTGGGGACTGGGACGGGCGGGGTGCTCTGGGACACGTGGGGTCCCGCACAACCCTTCCACGTGGCCGCGGTGGTGCTGGCTTGGGTAGCCGTGGGCTACCTCACCCTGCTGCCGAGGGTGGTGGAGGAGGCCAACTCCCGAGGGTCCTCCCTCCGACCCCGCCGGACGCCTGAGGGGTGAACCCCTGGATCCCTGCACTCCTCGGCTTCGGCCTCGCCTACACCGCGGGCGCCCATGTCCTCTCGCGGCTTTGGGGAGGGATCCGGAAGGGTCCGCCCATCCCCCAGGTGGCCCTCACCTTTGATGACGGCCCCCACCCGGTCTATACCCCTCGGATCCTGGAGGTCTTGGCGGAGCATGGAGCCGGGGCTACCTTCTTCCTCATCGGGCGCCACGCGGAGGAGAACCCTGAGCTCGTGCGCCGGATCGTCGCAGAAGGGCACACCCTGGGGAGCCACACCTACGCGCACCGCCACCTGTGGCACCTGGATCCGTGGGCGACCCGGGAGGAGATCCTGCGGGGCCACCGGGCGGTGGAGGCGATCTCGGGGGAGTCCCTGCGCTTCTTCCGACCGCCCTGGGGGGCGATGAATCTCGCGGCGCTCGCGGTCTGCTCGTGGGAGGGCTTAGTGCCCGTGCTGTGGAGCGTGCGGGCGGAGGGCTATCGGTGGCGCCCTTCGTGGGAGGAGATGGCGCAGGTGGTGGTCCAGCGTGCCCATCCAGGTGCCATCGTGAACCTGCACGATCGCGGCGGGTTCCCGGATACCCCGGAGCGGGTGCTGCGGGCGCTCCCCCGAATCCTCGCGGGACTGCGGGCGCGGGGTCTACGTCCCGTGACGCTCGCTGCCCTCCTCGGATGATGCGCCGTAGCGAGCGAAGAGGGTGCGGGAGGACATCCACGCCTCTCGGGGCTCCCGGAACCGCTCACGGCCTGAAGTTCGGCAGGGCCCCTGCGGGTGGGAATACCACAGGAGGAACTTCAGCCAGAAGTTCACCCCGAAGCGGGTGAGGGGGTTGCGGATGCGGTGAACCTCGAAGCCCAACCGCTCGCTCCCCTTCCAGTACAGGGTCACCGCCCGCACCGCCACCACGGGGAGCTCCGGGTGCTCCCGCAGGTACCGGACCACCAGGCGCAGACCTTCGGCCATCCCCCGACCGAACAGCAGCCCCATGCGCCGGGGATCCGGGGTGATCTCGTGGTAGGCGATCAGCTTCAGGCTGTCCACGTGGATCTCCCCCACCAGATCCCCCGGCCGGACCACGGTGCCGTCCTGCAGCCGGACCACGTCTCCCCGGTGACGGCGCAGTTCCAGGCGCACGAAGCTGTGGGGCGCCAGCTCCACCAAGCCGTGGCGCCGAGCCCACCACCGCTCGTACCGGGAGAAGATGGAGAGCGGGAGGATCCGGCGCAGGAGCACCTAAAGGGCGCCCTCCGCCCGGAGGCGTGCGATCTCTTCTGGCAGATATCCCACTTCCCGGAGCACCGCCTCCGTGTGCTCGCCCAACCGCGGCGGGGGCATGTGCACCTCCCCGGGAGTCTCCGAGAGCTTCACCGGTATCCCGGTCACGGTCACCTCTCCCGCGGTGGGGTGGGGCAGGGTGACCTTCATCTGTCGGTGAAGGGTCTGAGGATCCTGGAACACCTCGGAGATGGCGTAAATGGGGCCGTTGGGGACCCCAGCCCGGTCTAGGAGTTCCCGCCACTGCGCGGTGGTCCGTTCCCGGAAACGGGCCTCCAACAAGGGGATGAGCGCGGAGCGATGGCGTACCCGATCCGCGTTCGTGCGAAACCGGGGATCCTCCCGGAGTTCCGGGGCCACCACCGCGCAGAACCGTTCCCAGATGCTTTCGCTCCCGACCGCGACGTTCAGGTATCCGTCCCGGGTGCGGAAAGCCTGGTAGGGAACCAGGTTGGGATGGGCGGAACCCATGCGCTGGGGGTTCTGGCCCGTGGCGAAGTAGTTGGCCGCGGCGTAGGCGAGCCAGGCCACCTGTCCGTCGAGCAGCGCCGCGTCCACGTGTTGCCCCCTCCCCGTGCGCTCCCGAGCCCAGAGGGCCGCGAGGATGCCGTAGGCGGCGAACATCCCTGCCGCGATGTCCGCCACCGCCACGCCCACCTTGACGGGTGGACCCTCCTCCTCCCCCGTGATCCCCATGATCCCCCCCATCCCCTGGAGGATGAGGTCGTAGGCGGGCTTTTCGCGGTATGGACCGTCCTGCCCGAACCCCGAGATGGAGCAGTACACCAGGCGCGGATACCGCTCGTGCAGCGTGCGGTAGCCGAGGCCTAGCCGATCCATCACCCCGGGCCGGAAGTTCTCCACCAGCACGTCCGCCCGAGCGAGCAGCCGGTGCAGGACCTCAAGCCCTTTCGGGTGCTTGAGGTTGATGGTCACGGACTCCTTGTTGCGGTTCACACTGAGGAAGTAGGCGCTCTCCCCGCCCAGGAACGGCGGTCCCCACCCGCGGGTGTCGTCCCCGCCCTCGGGGGACTCGATCTTCACCACCCGGGCCCCGAAGTCCGCCAGCATCATGGTGCAGTACGGGCCTGCGAGAGCCCGGGTGAGGTCTACCACGAGGATCCCTTCCAGCGGCCGCATCACCAGCAGGATACACGATCCAGACCGTCTCCTCCTGCGGCAGAATGGGAAGTCGGAGGGACATGGTGGAAGCGGGAATTCCACCCAGGCGGATCCGCATCGGGGTCGTGGGGGAGCGTGAGACCACGCCGCGGCTGTGGCAGGCAGCGCAGACCGTGGGGCGGGAGATCGCGCGGCGGGGCGGGATCCTGATCTGCGGGGGCATGGGTGGGGTGATGGAGGCCGCCTCGAAGGGTGCTCGGGAGGCAGGCGGCGTGGTGGTGGGAATCCTGCCCACGGACTCGGAGCGCGGGGCAAACCCCTACCTCACCATTCCCATCCCCACCGGCATGGGGGAGGGACGCAACGTGCTGGTGGTACGGGCCTCCCAGGCCCTCATCGCCATCGGCGGGTGGTACGGGACCCTGGTGGAGATCGCGTACGCCCTGGCCCTAAAGGTCCCCGTGGTGGGGCTCCACACGTGGCGGATCGAGCGACCTGGGCTGGAGCATGATCCCATCCTGCGAGCAGGTGATCCCGTGGAGGCGGTGGAGATGGCCTGGTGCGCGGCGGTCGGAGGGCGTTCCGACGGGTTCCGGCTCCCGCCCGGTTGACGGCCTGTGCTATGCTAACGGTAAACCCGAGGACCGGGACGAGTAGGCCGGTCAAGGCACCTGAAGAGAGCCGCGAAAGGTGGGAGGCGGTGGTTGCCTGCCGGCGGAATGGACCCGCGAGGGGCGGCCCGAACGACCCATACGGTCCAG belongs to Armatimonadota bacterium and includes:
- a CDS encoding molecular chaperone TorD family protein, translated to MNCCRSVRTRERPCVDPAPRVPVLQPRVLVPGPRPAGATAGGGAGPGGRQGHGPLGLLPPVAVKLGPAPPEARRGTGRPVPAGLRPDGAAGGCALCESAYRGGPWQTAGLLEEYRRLGLEPGGPEPADHLSVELEYLAALVSREAAAWEAGAEGVVEIRAQERRFLQTHPGRWVPELVACIRQHHPEGVYAAAAEALESFVQHEADLTAVLLRDPEKAGLGR
- a CDS encoding 4Fe-4S binding protein, with the protein product MVWLDRTKCTACSACVDACPHEAVVFPGYTGEEVAAHVEALLDPTVGPRGRRGIAYVCEGASWDPSWHPAWLPVSVACVNWIPSSWILAPLLRGAACVAVAPCTCGRAEAAGGLVERRLDFCEGYVRTLGLGETRVHRAPLSVAPPEEPLPRGGDEGTLFGTGPEVAAGVLQRLAEVAGRSSGSSTPPPPCGS
- a CDS encoding 4Fe-4S dicluster domain-containing protein — its product is MDQTAYTGCGMCAAHCPTGVLTFAQDGEAVLRWDPARCTGCGGCIATCPEVERGAIRVHQAVDVAELLRGMRGVYREELVRCSACGAPVAPRRMLERVMGLLGEEGRAWEGILSRYCSGCRALRG
- a CDS encoding PadR family transcriptional regulator, which gives rise to MRERFFGRGALKYLVLDVLKDRPMHGYDVIRALQDRFGGFYTPSPGAVYPTLQMLEDMGYVTSAEHQGKRVYTITEEGRRFLEQGKEFLKGIEERFGAWRCHWAPAYRELWEFALLLRRSGLWGRAQPEQLRRVREIIARARREVEAILEGQGP
- a CDS encoding carbon monoxide dehydrogenase subunit G, with translation MKVEGTQVLHAPREQVWKLLDDPQALASCTPGLQELRPLGPDEFEATLSIGIAAVRGTYKGKLRITERTPPDRYAVQVEGSGAPGFVRATGQLELVDRGTETEVRWSGDVQVGGALTIGSRMIPGIARMLAAQFFECLDRKLASG
- a CDS encoding diacylglycerol kinase family lipid kinase; translation: MNEPLLLVVNPYAGRASDLLPAVIRALRARGVTHEVRYATGFEGFASLAADAADAGFRAVVAVGGDGTVNGVANGIMRAGSRIPMGIVPAGTANEFARALPIPRSVSRAAAVLAEGVAGEVDIARVNDRYFLNLFGFGFDARVAAGAHRLRDRVLLRGRAVYYLATLLEIAASREPLEVEVRTERDAFQGRVLFVAGVNGRMYGERVPSLPSPSLRDGLLDLYVVRDMRRIRSINVALKMIRRTPIPEILIQRAREVTLLAERPVEAHVDGNLLGTFTQVHARVVPRGIRVLFPPGALPWRGIGSGVEGALTRRG
- a CDS encoding MFS transporter → MRPPRRVGPHALLIGLFECARGALLFTLLPNHLRFGVGHQMSVVGLALSAYSFTELAAKIPSGWVIDRQGRRLPLLVGLALSSLAVALLGRVQETWTILLSAALGGLGASPVWPSVVSGVAEAARDGERGSAMGAVLTGWMVGTGVGVVGANFLLELGTPVAFGFVLACLALTFAFAPAATADAVPVEGGRLPELARESEIPLLRLWPLVGGMFLQTAAVGMLLPVLSPYAREVLRLSPFWIGVLLVVGPGLTVLLLVPLGRMMDRLGRMEVLPLSLGIGAVVLFALPALRAPWLVAVAVALLGLAYATLLPAWNALLMDLLPRRRRATGLGLAMALEGLGVAVGTGTGGVLWDTWGPAQPFHVAAVVLAWVAVGYLTLLPRVVEEANSRGSSLRPRRTPEG
- a CDS encoding polysaccharide deacetylase family protein, with amino-acid sequence MNPWIPALLGFGLAYTAGAHVLSRLWGGIRKGPPIPQVALTFDDGPHPVYTPRILEVLAEHGAGATFFLIGRHAEENPELVRRIVAEGHTLGSHTYAHRHLWHLDPWATREEILRGHRAVEAISGESLRFFRPPWGAMNLAALAVCSWEGLVPVLWSVRAEGYRWRPSWEEMAQVVVQRAHPGAIVNLHDRGGFPDTPERVLRALPRILAGLRARGLRPVTLAALLG
- a CDS encoding CoA transferase: MRPLEGILVVDLTRALAGPYCTMMLADFGARVVKIESPEGGDDTRGWGPPFLGGESAYFLSVNRNKESVTINLKHPKGLEVLHRLLARADVLVENFRPGVMDRLGLGYRTLHERYPRLVYCSISGFGQDGPYREKPAYDLILQGMGGIMGITGEEEGPPVKVGVAVADIAAGMFAAYGILAALWARERTGRGQHVDAALLDGQVAWLAYAAANYFATGQNPQRMGSAHPNLVPYQAFRTRDGYLNVAVGSESIWERFCAVVAPELREDPRFRTNADRVRHRSALIPLLEARFRERTTAQWRELLDRAGVPNGPIYAISEVFQDPQTLHRQMKVTLPHPTAGEVTVTGIPVKLSETPGEVHMPPPRLGEHTEAVLREVGYLPEEIARLRAEGAL
- a CDS encoding TIGR00725 family protein — protein: MVEAGIPPRRIRIGVVGERETTPRLWQAAQTVGREIARRGGILICGGMGGVMEAASKGAREAGGVVVGILPTDSERGANPYLTIPIPTGMGEGRNVLVVRASQALIAIGGWYGTLVEIAYALALKVPVVGLHTWRIERPGLEHDPILRAGDPVEAVEMAWCAAVGGRSDGFRLPPG